The region TTCCTCGTCTTCAAGCGCGGCAACCGCCGCGGCGGCAGCCGGGCGCGATACATTAAACGGCGGACGCGCCATTTCGGCGGTATCGATGAGTTTTTCAGCGGCCACGACAAAGCCGACACGCATTCCCGCCAAGCCGAAGAACTTGGAAAAGGTCCGCATGACGGCGATGTTGTTCAATTTGTCCGGCAATCTGAGGCACCCTTCCTTTTTGGGATTGATTAATGCCTCATCCGCGACGAAAATCGTTTGAGGAAAGGATCGGGCCATTTCCTCGATAACGTCGATGTCGATCAGCTCCCCCGTCGGATTGTTTGGCGAGCAGATGAAAGCCATCGTGATGCGGTTGCTTCGCAAGGCTTCGGTATAGCGATCGGCATCGAACCGCTGGCTCGCTCCGCCCTTTACACCAATGACCTCGCAACCGTGCAATTGCGCCTCGAGGGCGTAGCGGGGGAAGGTTGGCAAATGGATGAGGATCGTGTCCCCGGGCGCGGTCCAGGCATGTATCAGCAATTTGATCACGTCATCGAGGCCGGCGCCAAAGAGAAACTTCCCTTTGGCATGCCGATATTTATTCGAAAGAGCGGCGCGCAATGCCGACAAGTTGA is a window of Burkholderia sp. FERM BP-3421 DNA encoding:
- a CDS encoding pyridoxal phosphate-dependent aminotransferase, with product MNENHPNSKSPRLYELETSLELLANRYGLSQSSMIDFSLNVNPLGCSPAAITAAREAMGNANFYPDINLSALRAALSNKYRHAKGKFLFGAGLDDVIKLLIHAWTAPGDTILIHLPTFPRYALEAQLHGCEVIGVKGGASQRFDADRYTEALRSNRITMAFICSPNNPTGELIDIDVIEEMARSFPQTIFVADEALINPKKEGCLRLPDKLNNIAVMRTFSKFFGLAGMRVGFVVAAEKLIDTAEMARPPFNVSRPAAAAAVAALEDEEFIARCDRTFLEESNYFRERISQKLDIGVLGSHGNMMLLELQSQSSAQAAAKIARKGIVVADATSFDGLQETATLRVSLRSRKENEKLISALLTL